GGCTCTGATCAGGTCACTCTGTCTTCATGCTCTGCACCCTCCCCGCGTGGAATACCACAACTGTATGAGGAGAAGGCTCATAACTTGCGCGTTTTCTCATACTCGGATCTCAGACATGCGACTAATAATTTCAGTAGGCTACTTAAGATTGGGGAGGGTGGATTTGGGAGCGTGTATAAAGGTTCAATCAAGCCTGCTGAGGGAAATGGTGATCCAATCATGGTTGCGATTAAAAAGCTCAACAAGGATGGCTTACAGGTATAAGCCTTAAGAATGTTACagtaatatttttgttagagaaTATGATTAGGAATATACTCTTAATGTGTTTAAGAATAGGGGTGACTTTTATGCTCATTataaatgatcaaatgttatatAGAATAATGTTGAATTGTTAACTTAGTTATATGTAAATCCATAGGggtttttttagttgttttttctTATCATGTTGTGTTATCTATTTAAGCCATAGTGCGGATGCTAAGTAGTTTCCTGATGCATAGCATCTCCTTCCTCTCTCTTCCACTCTCTTTACTTAGTTGAGAAGAATATTGCGTTACTTCTGACTTGGACATGTTCATCACTAGCATcattattttgttaaagtttTGAGTGTTTGAACAATTCACTGTCAACTTCACCTGTTGCAAAATCATTGTTAAAGTGATCTAGTGTCTATGCAATTTTTGGTGCAACAGCAGCTTTTCATCAACCTTGAgattaaatataatttcaattagCATTCCTGTACCCACCTGTTTTTCATAACAATCTTATTATAAGATGGATCTAAGGGTACTAGTGGGTAAGACGATGTACTTTGTCACTGTATGTGGCCCTTACCAATAAGCCACTCATTGCAAGTTGTCCAGATGGAAAGCCAGTGTCTTTGCCACTGTAATTGTTCTTTATTGTCCCTATAAATGTGTAATTTAAAAGCTTTCTGTTGTACTTCCAGTTTAAAACCCAAGGATTTATAGAACACCTTCATGTAAACTCAGAAAGAATGgtataaagaaaagaatatatatatatatatatatgtatagaatCTTATAGAACTGGTCAATCTGAGGCCCAGAGGATACTCATTTACTTAGAGGCTCAACTCATAACAATCAAGGCTTCTGTTCTATTGAGGTTAGTAGAGACCAGAGATTCCTTTTCAACATAGTAACACTCTTTCTTGATATACCAAAGCCTCAATTATCTTCCAAAGGAAGGTTTACTGAGGTCCAATGGATGTCTATTTATGGACCCCTGTACATGTACAGCTATCAATTGATCAGTGTAAAGAGTGAAGGATCCACCACTAGGATTCTATGAACATTTGAGTAGCCTTCATGTATGGTATAGCATATTATTAATATGTTTTCATTTAATTGATTTGATGAACCACAAAATTCATACATTGGCTTTGTTTTATGACCATACCGTTGTTATGTTTACTAGCTGAGTAATTGCACTATGGGAAAAACAAAAGTAGCATTAACAGTGATATATGCAAATCAGTGCAGTGCTGGAATCCAAACTATCCATTGGATGGCTAACTCATATGCACTGCAAGTATCTGTATTAAAACTTTGCCATTTGACTAATCAATTATCTCATAGAGACCATTTACCATCAGGAGCGGTAATTTCCTTTGTGATCCTCCACAAGCGATTTGGAGGCTGAAGACCCTTTGGCTATATAAATGAGCATCTCAGTGAGATTCAAACTTTTATAAAATACGGCAACCACAGAACTTTTTTCCTTTGGTACCAGAGATGAAATCAAACAAACCATTCCAACTGGATGGATGGAACTCCATCATACTACTCATTACCAGGCAAGGCACATATGGGATTCCATATGTAGAGAATGTGAACAAGAAATTGGTTATATGGAAGAAGTTGTACTTAACAAAAGGAGGGAGACTCTCTCTAATCAAAAGTGAGTTATTGAGTCTTCCAAATTATTGCTTATCTTTGTTTCCAATGCCTATGGAAGTGGCAGAAAGGTTGGAAAAAATTCAAAGGGATATACACTAAGAAGATATGTTGTGGAGAGGTAGATAAATTGGAATGGATCCATTCAAAAACTCAGGGCTTCCAGGTGAACAGTAGGCATGGAGAGGAGGAGAGTGAATTCTTCTCCTTGGCAGAGCATTTGGATGCCTTTTTTCTTGTGGTTGACTACATAAAATCTAAGGCAGTGAGGGTTAATCGTTATGGATTGATGCTTTATGTGCAGCTCATCTTTTCCTACACTGTGCAGTGGCTCCGGATTTGTGGTCTTTGGTTTtatgtttatttggaaaaagaaCAAATGGGGAGATTTGGAAAGTTGTTTCTTTGTTTATAATGTGGTGcctttggagagagagagaaatgcaagatatagtttttatttttgaagactTTATATGAACAAACTTTGACTTCTCATACTGTTTCTACAGTGGACTTCCTAGAGTTTATGGATATATATAGTTTTCATTAACCTTTATTTACTTGTTActtttgttttgggcttttcttaaacaaaaacaaaaaagaaggaaggaaaagaagagaaaaaacgAACCATCTGGCCATCCATTCACACTTCAAAAGGGCCCATCTGTGTTTGAACTTGATAAAATATCTTCCTCTTTCTTATTCTTTCCATTATCATGCACTTATGACTCCCTTTATGTTTTAACAGTGATCATAtaaggatttttattttgtgaaaggTTACTGATCTCCTAATTCCTGTTTCAAATTACAGGGCCACAAACAATGGGTGGCAGAAGTTCAGTTTCTTGGCGTTGTGGAGCATCCAAACCTTGTCAAACTCATAGGATACTGTGCTGTGGATGAGGAGAGAGGGATCCAGCGATTACTTGTATACGAATATATGCCGAACAAAAGCTTAGAGAATCATCTTTTCAATAGGGCATACCCAACTCTTCCTTGGAAAACCAGATTACAGATATTACTGGAAGCAGCTCAAGGATTAGCTTATCTGCATGAAGGATTGGAAGTTCAGGTTATTCTCTAAGACATTATCATTTAACGTTTTTGTTATtctacacaaatacaaacaaatttttttcttgtgcAAAACAGAACTTGTTGTTTAAACTCCCTAACATTTTAACCCGGCATCAGATTTCCTCCACTTATGTGCTGCAGCTTCTTGGAATTTAGtggaataatattaatattacctTATTTTCTTGTTAAACTTTAAGCTTTAGCTTATATACATAGAAAGTTGCATACCATGTGAATAAGAAATCCTTCCAGTCTTGTGTATACATATTGTGTACTTGAGGTAGTTTCTTTTTGCGAATAAAATttgttacttataaaaaaaattaacaagaatTACATAATTTCTTCTGGGGTCATCATTGGTGCCCAATCAGTTTCTACCTAATACCTACTACATGTAATGTTCTAGATTTAACTTTGCCTGTAACCATTGTTAGCCTAACTTCCATTATGCTCATGCTGAAGGTGATATTTCGAGACTTTAAATCATCCAATGTGTTGTTGGATGAGAATTTCAAACCAAAGCTTTCAGACTTTGGACTTGCTAGGGAGGGACCAATGGCTGGACGATCCCATGTTTCAACAGCAGTAAGTGTCgtgtgcatttattttcattagcATTTTAGGTTGCATCACTGGTAACAATTTTGTGGTTCAAAAATCTATAACAGTAAACTATTTGTATATTGGGATTCTAAGAATCTAAAGCATGTGTTtattgaaagacaaaaaaaaaaaaaatgacatattaTACACTTCAATGTGTCAAATCATATAAAAGTCATTGTATAGATTTTTTCCCCCAATATATCAAAGCACACAATAGATCggtaaaagagaaaaatagaataTGACCCTCTTTGATAATATTAGAAGTAAATTATAGAACTTTTTACAACTGGAATGATTAACAATTCTGtgattaatttgaaaataactCCACAAAATTCAAGAACAGTGCAAGACCAGCAAAGTGTGTTTGGGATAATAATAACTTTAAGACAGCTATCTTGCCTTTTGGATTTGTTAGAATTTACAAATTTCACATGTATTTTGAAGGCACTAAAAGGCTTATTGGATCTTCATGAACAACTTGCAAATATATTGTATGGTGAAGTTAGGAATGCGTGCTTAGAAGAAAGGTTCCGTATTGAAATAAGTAATTGGAGATTGTTGTGGTTctcattagaatttttttttttttgatgatcaGGTGGTTGGAACATACGGGTATGCTGCCCCAGAATACATTGAGACTGGTCATCTGACAAGTAAGAGTGATGTGTGGAGTTTTGGTGTTGTATTATATGAGATAATTACAGGTAGGAGATCATTAGAAAGAAACCGCCCAAGTGGAGAGCAGAAACTTTTGGATTGGGTGAAACAGTTCCCTGCCGACAGTAAAAA
This genomic stretch from Quercus robur chromosome 4, dhQueRobu3.1, whole genome shotgun sequence harbors:
- the LOC126723321 gene encoding probable serine/threonine-protein kinase PBL19; the protein is MKCFYYFKDKSRGRGQRSAPDLKEQTSDYSGSDQVTLSSCSAPSPRGIPQLYEEKAHNLRVFSYSDLRHATNNFSRLLKIGEGGFGSVYKGSIKPAEGNGDPIMVAIKKLNKDGLQGHKQWVAEVQFLGVVEHPNLVKLIGYCAVDEERGIQRLLVYEYMPNKSLENHLFNRAYPTLPWKTRLQILLEAAQGLAYLHEGLEVQVIFRDFKSSNVLLDENFKPKLSDFGLAREGPMAGRSHVSTAVVGTYGYAAPEYIETGHLTSKSDVWSFGVVLYEIITGRRSLERNRPSGEQKLLDWVKQFPADSKKFILIMDPRLEGKFSSSAARKIAKLADNCLLKNAKDRPTMGKVIERLEEIIQQSDEDNPSENGRKSFEDDDPSETEQKKNQVGPAESWKRRMAHLANLGENVEGASRRRFMIMQRAEVP